Proteins from a genomic interval of Stenotrophomonas maltophilia R551-3:
- the nagA gene encoding N-acetylglucosamine-6-phosphate deacetylase — translation MTDTRTLHGRILTPLGWRRGYVHFDSQVRQLQVDDHSGADDLQLPVILPGFIDLHVHGAAGVDLMQGGDVARTIARTHLRFGTTTLLATTMTAGLDEIEHALQGVAATMAAPDADAASIVGVHLEGPFISPQRLGAQPNRTIEATLALVQQLHALAPIRVMTLAPEIGEHTALIPALSAMGIRVQLGHSAGTYEEGVAALQAGASGFTHLFNGMTGVDHYRPGIAAAALAHAQYAEIIPDLQHIHPGVIRLAARAIPRLYAVTDATAATGMPDGEYALGEQRVHKCGGCVRLATGSLAGSALTMDQALRNLVRVGLELADASQRVSTFPAAYLGMDDRGRIAPDARADLVVLDAELRLQQVVVGGRVVDLNAANA, via the coding sequence ATGACCGACACCCGCACCCTGCATGGCCGCATCCTCACCCCGCTGGGTTGGCGGCGTGGCTACGTCCACTTCGATTCGCAGGTGCGCCAGCTGCAGGTGGATGACCACAGCGGTGCTGACGACCTGCAGCTGCCGGTGATCCTGCCCGGCTTCATCGACCTGCATGTGCATGGCGCGGCCGGCGTGGACCTGATGCAGGGCGGCGACGTGGCACGCACCATCGCCCGCACCCATCTGCGCTTCGGTACCACCACGCTGCTGGCGACCACCATGACCGCCGGGCTGGACGAGATCGAGCACGCGCTGCAGGGCGTGGCCGCCACCATGGCGGCACCCGATGCAGACGCCGCCAGCATCGTCGGTGTGCATCTGGAAGGACCGTTCATCAGCCCGCAGCGTCTGGGTGCGCAGCCCAATCGTACGATCGAGGCGACGCTGGCGCTGGTGCAGCAGCTGCACGCACTGGCTCCGATCCGGGTAATGACGCTGGCACCGGAGATCGGCGAGCACACCGCATTGATTCCCGCGCTTTCGGCAATGGGCATCCGCGTGCAGCTCGGCCACAGCGCTGGCACCTACGAGGAAGGCGTGGCCGCGCTGCAGGCCGGTGCCTCCGGCTTCACCCACCTGTTCAACGGCATGACCGGCGTCGATCACTATCGCCCGGGCATTGCGGCGGCGGCGCTGGCACATGCGCAGTACGCCGAGATCATTCCCGACCTGCAGCACATCCACCCCGGCGTGATCCGCCTTGCCGCGCGAGCGATTCCGCGCCTGTACGCGGTGACCGACGCAACCGCCGCCACCGGCATGCCCGATGGCGAGTACGCCTTGGGCGAACAGCGCGTGCACAAGTGCGGCGGCTGCGTGCGCCTGGCGACCGGCTCGCTGGCCGGCAGTGCACTGACCATGGACCAGGCGCTGCGCAACCTGGTGCGTGTGGGCCTGGAGCTGGCCGATGCCTCGCAACGTGTTTCCACCTTCCCGGCCGCGTATCTCGGCATGGACGATCGCGGCCGCATTGCGCCCGACGCCCGCGCCGACCTGGTGGTGCTGGATGCCGAACTGCGCCTGCAGCAGGTGGTGGTGGGCGGGCGGGTAGTTGATTTGAACGCCGCAAACGCCTGA
- a CDS encoding ROK family protein, with product MAELIAHACYGIDIGGTKIELVACDAAMQVTWRRRVATPQGDYDGFLQAVVTLVAEADAALGRSDAAIGIALPGVRDRRSGRQLSANVPALTGHSVAADLQARLQRPLHFGNDLQCFALSEAHGGAADGYPSMFGAILGTGAGGGFCLQGRLLSGFNGLAGEWGHWSVPGHLLQRHGLPLIDCACGLQGCVERYVSGSGVAMIERHLGGSAADASAVIALAEAGDARARKALDIHRDLLGHSLAALVLALDPHVIVLGGGLSQYAPLYQQLPDAIAAHLFKGVQVPPIVPPRFGDAGGARGAALLACQPSFS from the coding sequence ATGGCTGAGCTGATCGCCCACGCCTGCTACGGCATCGACATCGGCGGCACCAAGATCGAGCTGGTGGCGTGCGATGCGGCGATGCAGGTCACCTGGCGCCGCCGGGTGGCCACGCCGCAGGGCGACTACGACGGTTTCCTGCAGGCGGTGGTGACCCTGGTCGCCGAGGCCGATGCCGCGCTGGGCCGCAGTGATGCGGCCATCGGCATCGCTCTACCCGGCGTGCGCGACCGCCGCAGCGGCCGCCAGCTCAGCGCGAACGTGCCTGCGTTGACCGGGCACAGTGTGGCCGCCGACCTGCAGGCACGCCTGCAACGTCCGCTGCATTTCGGCAATGACCTGCAGTGCTTTGCCCTGTCTGAAGCACACGGCGGTGCGGCCGACGGCTATCCCAGCATGTTCGGCGCCATCCTCGGCACCGGCGCGGGTGGTGGTTTCTGCCTGCAGGGCCGCCTGCTGTCCGGTTTCAACGGGCTGGCCGGCGAATGGGGCCACTGGAGCGTGCCCGGTCATCTGCTGCAGCGCCACGGCCTGCCGCTGATCGACTGCGCCTGTGGCCTGCAGGGCTGCGTGGAGCGCTATGTGTCCGGCAGCGGCGTGGCGATGATCGAACGCCACCTCGGTGGCAGCGCCGCAGATGCCAGCGCGGTGATTGCATTGGCCGAAGCCGGCGACGCCCGCGCGCGCAAGGCGCTGGACATCCATCGCGACCTGCTCGGCCATAGTCTGGCCGCGCTGGTGCTGGCGCTGGACCCGCACGTGATCGTGCTCGGCGGTGGTCTTTCACAGTACGCGCCGCTGTACCAGCAGCTGCCCGACGCCATCGCCGCCCATCTGTTCAAGGGTGTGCAGGTGCCACCGATCGTGCCACCACGCTTCGGCGATGCCGGTGGCGCACGTGGTGCTGCCCTGCTCGCCTGCCAACCCTCGTTTTCCTGA
- a CDS encoding DeoR family transcriptional regulator: MRNTRSRRQQILQLLIEHGSVQVADLVERFGVSAVTIRADLTHFESQGLANRTHGGATLVRTPPQEQDIHEKDALNLPLKESIGARAARLVQPGDNIIIDSGSTTMTLARHLRAHRDVTVMTNGLNIAWELANAAGITVLLTGGLLRQQSLSLQGSQAEASLNSYSFDTLFLGVDGLDLQFGLTTHDEAEARLNHRMVERARRIVVLTDASKFGRVSLHRIALLDQIHAIITDAGIDDATREGLQRLGIEVIIAEPAA, translated from the coding sequence ATGCGCAACACCCGCTCCCGCCGGCAACAGATCCTGCAGCTGCTGATCGAGCACGGCTCGGTGCAGGTGGCCGATCTGGTCGAGCGCTTCGGCGTGTCGGCGGTGACCATCCGTGCCGACCTGACCCACTTCGAGTCGCAGGGCCTTGCCAACCGCACCCACGGCGGCGCCACCCTGGTACGCACGCCGCCACAGGAACAGGACATCCACGAGAAGGACGCGCTGAACCTGCCGCTGAAGGAATCGATCGGTGCGCGCGCCGCGCGCCTGGTACAGCCCGGCGACAACATCATCATCGATTCCGGCTCGACCACGATGACCTTGGCCCGCCACCTGCGCGCGCATCGCGATGTAACGGTGATGACCAACGGCCTGAACATCGCCTGGGAACTGGCCAATGCGGCCGGCATCACCGTGCTGCTGACCGGTGGTCTGCTGCGCCAGCAGTCGCTGTCGCTGCAGGGCAGCCAGGCCGAAGCCAGCCTCAACTCGTACAGCTTCGACACCCTGTTCCTGGGCGTGGATGGCCTGGACCTGCAGTTCGGCCTGACCACCCACGATGAAGCCGAAGCCCGCCTCAACCACCGCATGGTCGAGCGCGCACGCCGTATCGTGGTGCTGACCGACGCCTCCAAATTCGGCCGCGTCAGCCTGCACCGCATCGCCCTGCTGGATCAGATCCACGCCATCATCACCGACGCCGGCATTGACGACGCAACCCGTGAGGGGCTGCAACGGCTGGGCATCGAAGTGATCATCGCCGAGCCCGCCGCATGA
- a CDS encoding SIS domain-containing protein — translation MDVTLLSDVSAWQRLGGADTATEIAQQPALWEALAQDLSRARDRLQAFLGDSLNDPNQRVLFTGAGSSGFIAEMVADAINAQWPADVRVVHTTSLLTHPALYLQRERPTLLVSFGRSGSSPESVAAVDRVRSDVDDARFLDITCNADGELARRGAGRADTCTLLMPSASCDRAFAMTSSLTCMLLAALTVFDHSPWDARVARLKHIAALAREGQAQWDAPVAALAQRPFNRIIYLGSGPLEALARECALKVLELTAGRVLALANTPLGFRHGPKSTLDGNTLVVVVRSVQPLARRFEQDLLEELRRDGVAGQVLAIGPHSDIGADDEYTLTVPALDDPWLAPVWLGFAQLFALQRSAALGLTPDNPFPDGTVNRVVKGVTIHHG, via the coding sequence ATGGACGTCACCCTGCTTTCCGATGTGTCCGCCTGGCAGCGCCTTGGCGGAGCCGATACCGCTACCGAAATCGCGCAGCAGCCTGCGCTGTGGGAGGCCCTCGCACAGGACCTGTCGCGTGCCCGCGACCGCCTGCAGGCCTTCCTCGGCGACAGCCTCAATGATCCCAACCAGCGCGTGCTGTTCACCGGCGCCGGCAGCTCCGGCTTCATTGCCGAAATGGTGGCCGATGCAATCAACGCGCAATGGCCGGCCGATGTGCGCGTGGTGCATACCACCAGCCTGCTGACCCACCCGGCGCTGTACCTGCAGCGCGAGCGCCCGACCCTGCTGGTCTCGTTCGGCCGCAGCGGCTCCAGCCCGGAAAGCGTGGCGGCGGTGGACCGCGTGCGCAGCGACGTGGATGACGCGCGCTTCCTCGACATCACCTGCAATGCCGATGGCGAACTGGCCCGTCGTGGCGCCGGCCGTGCCGATACCTGCACCCTGCTGATGCCGTCGGCCAGCTGCGACCGTGCCTTCGCCATGACCAGCAGCCTGACCTGCATGCTGCTGGCCGCACTGACCGTGTTCGATCATTCGCCGTGGGATGCGCGCGTGGCGCGCCTGAAGCACATTGCAGCGCTGGCCCGCGAAGGCCAGGCACAGTGGGATGCACCGGTGGCGGCGCTGGCGCAGCGCCCGTTCAACCGCATCATCTATCTCGGCAGCGGCCCGCTGGAAGCGCTGGCACGCGAGTGCGCACTGAAGGTGCTGGAGCTGACCGCCGGCCGCGTGCTGGCGCTGGCCAACACGCCGCTGGGCTTCCGCCACGGCCCGAAGTCGACGCTGGACGGCAACACCCTGGTGGTGGTGGTGCGCAGCGTGCAGCCGCTGGCGCGCCGCTTCGAACAGGACCTGCTGGAAGAACTGCGCCGCGATGGCGTGGCCGGGCAGGTACTGGCGATCGGCCCGCATTCGGATATCGGCGCCGATGACGAGTACACCCTTACCGTACCGGCACTGGATGATCCGTGGCTGGCGCCGGTGTGGCTGGGCTTCGCGCAGCTGTTCGCGCTGCAGCGCTCGGCTGCGCTCGGCCTGACCCCCGACAACCCGTTCCCGGACGGCACCGTCAACCGCGTCGTCAAGGGCGTCACCATCCACCATGGCTGA
- a CDS encoding SecDF P1 head subdomain-containing protein, whose product MRGARPLLLGAALALTGCMPGATPGALAGKDHAPRPGVEVRLSAVDAAGKGTPAQWQGETLALREPPIAGSADIADVRYVLDASQQPGLQIRYRPEAHQRIHDGTAALVGQRAALSVDGRVLMVATVQGPFGESMMLSGLSSVAEARELARHITGE is encoded by the coding sequence GTGAGGGGCGCGCGTCCGCTCCTGCTGGGCGCAGCGCTGGCCTTGACCGGATGCATGCCGGGCGCTACGCCCGGTGCGTTGGCAGGCAAAGATCATGCGCCACGCCCCGGCGTGGAAGTGCGCCTGAGTGCGGTCGATGCGGCGGGCAAGGGTACGCCGGCGCAGTGGCAGGGCGAGACCCTGGCCCTGCGCGAGCCGCCGATTGCCGGCAGTGCCGACATCGCCGATGTGCGCTATGTGCTGGACGCCAGCCAGCAGCCCGGCTTGCAGATCCGCTATCGGCCGGAGGCACATCAGCGCATCCACGATGGCACCGCTGCCTTGGTGGGCCAGCGTGCTGCGCTCAGCGTGGATGGCCGCGTGCTGATGGTGGCGACGGTGCAGGGGCCGTTCGGTGAATCGATGATGCTGAGCGGGTTGTCCAGCGTTGCCGAGGCGCGGGAGCTGGCCAGGCACATCACGGGCGAATGA
- a CDS encoding MFS transporter, translated as MTAAAAPAVPASTAPRWPVRYLLFIGGLGGLLYGIDIGIIAGALPYLEATASHAWQLSSQQLGFVVAAVLLGSVLSSLFAGMVADLIGRRGAMLLAGLLFTASIPIMALASGYTPLLLGRLLQGISGGLIGVVIPLYLAEVLSPERRGRGAAMFQLLLTIGLVLAALIGLYHAHAVDAAAEAVRSLPVAQQAQELFAVKDHAWRTIFWTCLAPGLLFCAGIFWLSESPRWLVRRGRIDDARRSLQRVLPASEVEPTLAQIQAPESSSNSGKRDPLLSRRYVVPFVLACVVLACTQATGINSVLAYAVNILNQAGLSGSVANGADVAIKLLNAVMTVVALLLVDRKGRKFLLMLGSGGICVALLAAATLFFQAERGRTDVQPQLQAAVSGDGLQLVLDDAQWHRLGAGIDSEGRPMQLTVSYAYGDFTNVRALRSDNLIDRELRIERAGTVQPDSVIGAFFRKLHLNPFADPAAAAQAPLRIEQARIGPVPPPAHGWAVAACILVFVAFFAVGPGVCVWLALSELMPNRIRSNGMSIALLINQFVSTTIAAIFLPTVGHYGYASMFVFWAACTFVFFLVAAFWLPETKGKSLEEIEARFAR; from the coding sequence ATGACCGCAGCCGCCGCACCTGCCGTACCCGCTTCCACCGCTCCGCGCTGGCCCGTACGCTACCTGCTCTTCATCGGCGGCCTCGGTGGCCTGCTGTACGGCATCGACATCGGCATCATCGCCGGCGCCCTGCCCTATCTTGAAGCCACCGCCAGCCACGCCTGGCAGCTCAGCAGCCAGCAGCTCGGCTTCGTCGTGGCGGCGGTGCTGCTGGGCAGCGTGCTGTCCTCGCTGTTCGCCGGCATGGTCGCCGACCTGATCGGTCGCCGCGGTGCGATGCTGCTGGCCGGCCTGCTGTTCACCGCCTCGATCCCGATCATGGCACTGGCCTCCGGCTACACGCCGCTGCTGCTGGGACGCCTGCTGCAGGGCATCAGTGGCGGTTTGATCGGCGTGGTGATTCCGCTGTACCTGGCCGAAGTGCTCAGCCCCGAGCGACGCGGGCGCGGCGCGGCCATGTTCCAGCTGCTGCTGACCATCGGCCTGGTGCTGGCGGCGCTGATCGGCCTCTATCACGCGCATGCGGTGGATGCCGCCGCTGAAGCCGTGCGCTCATTGCCGGTGGCGCAGCAGGCGCAGGAGCTGTTTGCGGTGAAGGACCACGCCTGGCGCACCATCTTCTGGACCTGCCTGGCACCGGGCCTGCTGTTCTGCGCCGGCATCTTCTGGCTGTCCGAATCGCCGCGCTGGCTGGTGCGTCGCGGCCGCATCGATGATGCCCGCCGCAGCCTGCAGCGCGTGCTGCCCGCTTCGGAGGTCGAGCCGACGCTCGCACAGATCCAGGCGCCGGAATCCAGCAGCAACAGCGGCAAGCGCGACCCGCTGCTCAGCCGCCGCTATGTGGTGCCGTTCGTGCTCGCCTGCGTGGTCCTGGCCTGCACCCAGGCCACTGGCATCAACTCGGTGCTGGCCTATGCGGTGAACATCCTCAACCAGGCCGGCCTGTCCGGCTCGGTGGCCAATGGCGCCGACGTGGCGATCAAGCTGCTCAACGCGGTAATGACCGTGGTCGCGCTGCTGCTGGTCGACCGCAAGGGCCGCAAGTTCCTGCTGATGCTTGGCAGTGGCGGCATCTGCGTGGCCCTGCTGGCCGCGGCGACACTGTTCTTCCAGGCCGAGCGCGGTCGCACCGACGTGCAGCCGCAGCTGCAGGCGGCGGTCAGCGGCGATGGCCTGCAGCTGGTACTGGACGATGCGCAGTGGCATCGCTTGGGCGCTGGCATCGACAGCGAAGGCCGGCCGATGCAGTTGACCGTCTCCTACGCCTACGGTGACTTCACCAATGTGCGTGCCCTGCGCAGCGACAACCTGATTGATCGCGAGCTGCGCATCGAGCGCGCCGGCACCGTGCAGCCGGACAGTGTGATCGGCGCGTTCTTCCGCAAACTCCATCTGAACCCGTTCGCCGACCCGGCCGCTGCGGCGCAGGCGCCGCTACGCATCGAACAGGCCCGCATCGGCCCGGTGCCGCCACCGGCACACGGCTGGGCAGTGGCCGCCTGCATCCTGGTGTTCGTCGCGTTCTTCGCGGTCGGCCCCGGCGTATGCGTGTGGCTGGCGCTGTCGGAGCTGATGCCGAACCGCATCCGCTCCAATGGCATGAGCATCGCGCTGCTGATCAACCAGTTCGTGTCGACCACCATCGCCGCGATCTTCCTGCCCACCGTGGGCCACTACGGCTACGCCAGCATGTTCGTGTTCTGGGCGGCGTGCACCTTCGTGTTCTTCCTGGTGGCCGCGTTCTGGCTGCCGGAAACCAAGGGCAAGTCGCTGGAAGAGATCGAAGCGCGGTTCGCCCGGTAG
- a CDS encoding ComF family protein codes for MPLAYLPLPADWPAALLRVLLPLRCLVCGDPGHDDLDLCRTCLADLPWAGRACLRCALPLPDNALIVCGSCREEAPPQAATHASLLYLPPVDQLLVRYKFHQDLAAGRLLAQLMQRAPPPWWCPPLVPVPLHRRRLRQRGYNQAAELCRLLPMPVWQGLYRRRHTAPQSERTAEQRRENLFDAFDVRGPVPPRLTVVDDVMTTGSTVMEVAETLRWVGVDEVRVWVCARAP; via the coding sequence ATGCCTCTTGCCTACCTCCCTCTACCGGCGGATTGGCCCGCAGCGCTGCTTCGCGTGCTCCTGCCACTGCGGTGTCTGGTCTGCGGCGACCCGGGCCACGATGATCTTGACCTGTGCCGCACCTGCCTTGCCGACCTGCCGTGGGCCGGCCGCGCCTGCCTGCGCTGCGCATTGCCGTTGCCGGACAACGCCCTGATCGTCTGCGGCAGCTGCCGCGAGGAAGCGCCACCGCAGGCCGCTACCCATGCCAGCTTGTTGTACCTGCCGCCGGTCGACCAGCTGCTGGTGCGGTACAAGTTCCATCAGGACCTCGCCGCCGGTCGCCTGCTCGCACAGTTGATGCAACGCGCACCGCCGCCCTGGTGGTGCCCGCCGCTGGTGCCGGTGCCGCTGCATAGGCGGCGCCTGCGCCAGCGCGGCTACAACCAGGCCGCCGAACTGTGCCGCCTGCTGCCGATGCCGGTCTGGCAGGGGCTGTACCGGCGGCGGCATACCGCGCCGCAGTCCGAGCGTACGGCCGAACAGCGCAGGGAAAACCTGTTCGATGCGTTCGATGTACGTGGTCCGGTGCCGCCGCGACTGACCGTGGTGGACGATGTGATGACCACCGGCAGCACGGTGATGGAGGTTGCGGAGACGCTGCGGTGGGTGGGAGTGGACGAGGTGCGCGTATGGGTCTGCGCGCGGGCGCCGTGA
- a CDS encoding HdeD family acid-resistance protein → MNSPLSPLLSAVGRSWWILLLYGLVALGFGIIAIGWPLSAAMVLAWTLGVMAIVEGVISLFALVSGGSGASRGWLALYAIASLGFGILAVINPLATASVLVLFLAAWLLVAGIYRIVFAIRVRKHIQGEWLLILSGVLAVVLGLLFAANPYAGVAVTTLWIGIGSLLYGLLQVLVAFKLRKLK, encoded by the coding sequence ATGAATTCCCCCTTGTCTCCCTTGTTGTCGGCGGTCGGCCGTAGCTGGTGGATCCTGCTGTTGTATGGGCTGGTCGCGCTGGGCTTCGGCATCATCGCCATCGGCTGGCCGCTGTCGGCGGCGATGGTACTGGCGTGGACGCTGGGCGTGATGGCCATCGTTGAAGGTGTCATCAGCCTGTTCGCACTGGTCAGCGGCGGCAGCGGTGCCTCGCGTGGCTGGCTGGCACTGTATGCCATCGCCTCGCTGGGTTTCGGCATCCTGGCGGTGATCAATCCGCTGGCCACCGCCAGCGTGCTGGTGCTGTTCCTGGCGGCATGGCTGCTGGTGGCCGGCATCTATCGCATCGTGTTCGCGATCCGCGTACGCAAGCATATCCAGGGCGAGTGGCTGCTGATTCTCAGTGGCGTGCTGGCGGTGGTGCTGGGCCTGTTGTTCGCGGCCAACCCGTATGCAGGCGTGGCGGTGACCACACTGTGGATCGGTATCGGCAGCCTGCTGTACGGGCTGTTGCAGGTGCTGGTGGCGTTCAAGCTGCGGAAGCTGAAGTGA
- a CDS encoding D-tagatose-bisphosphate aldolase, class II, non-catalytic subunit codes for MSPLQTLLASHRAGANVGLYSVCCSNEQVLRAAMHVALAHGTVLLIEATSNQVDQFGGYTGMTPPQYRDYVGTLADEEGFPRERLILGGDHLGPNAWQKRPAAEAMTHARVLIEAYVAAGFHKIHLDCSMSCADDPVPLPDAIVAARSAELAEIAERTAAEHSLPPPVYVIGTEVPIPGGEASLAEGLQVTTPAAAAQTLAIHQQAFDTPQLREAWQRVIAMVVQPGVDFDHSSVHEYDAAAASTLAGFLEQQPRIVFEAHSTDYQRESGLHALVRDHFAILKVGPAATFAYREALFALAAIEAELLPAAQCSRLPQVLDEVMVAQPKYWQSYYQGDEAALRLLRSYSFSDRCRYYWGEPALVQAVQTLFANLEQHAPPLVLLSQYLPEQYRAVREGRLANTPTALVQHRIGLCLGEYARACSANQAGTRAQNAGSAAAVAANG; via the coding sequence ATGTCCCCGTTGCAGACCCTGCTTGCCTCCCACCGCGCCGGTGCCAACGTCGGCCTGTACAGCGTCTGCTGCAGCAACGAGCAGGTGCTGCGCGCGGCCATGCACGTGGCGCTGGCACACGGCACCGTGCTGCTGATCGAGGCCACCTCCAACCAGGTCGACCAGTTCGGCGGCTATACCGGCATGACCCCGCCGCAGTACCGCGACTACGTCGGCACTCTGGCCGATGAGGAAGGCTTCCCGCGCGAACGGCTGATCCTGGGCGGTGACCACCTCGGCCCGAATGCCTGGCAGAAGCGCCCGGCTGCCGAAGCGATGACCCACGCGCGCGTGCTGATCGAAGCCTACGTCGCCGCCGGTTTCCACAAGATCCACCTGGACTGCAGCATGTCCTGCGCCGATGACCCGGTGCCGCTGCCCGATGCAATCGTCGCCGCGCGTTCGGCCGAGCTGGCCGAGATCGCCGAACGCACCGCCGCCGAACACAGCCTGCCGCCGCCGGTCTACGTGATCGGTACCGAAGTGCCGATTCCCGGTGGCGAAGCCTCGCTGGCCGAAGGCCTGCAGGTGACCACGCCGGCCGCCGCCGCGCAGACCCTGGCCATCCACCAGCAGGCGTTCGATACGCCGCAGCTGCGCGAGGCGTGGCAGCGCGTGATTGCGATGGTGGTGCAGCCGGGCGTGGACTTCGACCACAGCAGCGTGCACGAGTACGACGCGGCCGCCGCCAGCACGCTGGCCGGCTTCCTCGAACAGCAGCCGCGCATCGTGTTCGAAGCGCATTCCACTGACTACCAGCGCGAAAGCGGCCTGCATGCACTGGTGCGCGACCACTTCGCCATCCTCAAGGTCGGCCCGGCCGCCACCTTCGCCTACCGCGAAGCACTTTTCGCGCTGGCCGCGATCGAGGCTGAACTGCTGCCGGCCGCACAGTGCTCGCGCCTGCCGCAGGTGCTGGACGAGGTGATGGTGGCGCAGCCGAAGTACTGGCAGTCCTATTACCAGGGCGATGAGGCCGCGCTGCGCCTGTTGCGCAGTTACTCCTTCAGCGACCGCTGCCGCTACTACTGGGGCGAGCCGGCGCTGGTGCAGGCGGTGCAGACTCTGTTCGCCAACCTGGAGCAGCATGCGCCGCCGCTGGTGCTGCTTAGCCAGTACCTGCCGGAGCAGTACCGCGCCGTGCGCGAGGGCCGCCTGGCCAACACGCCCACCGCACTGGTGCAGCACCGTATCGGCCTGTGCCTGGGCGAATACGCCCGCGCCTGCAGCGCCAACCAAGCCGGAACCCGCGCGCAGAACGCAGGTTCGGCTGCCGCCGTTGCTGCGAACGGCTAA